From one Anopheles cruzii chromosome 3, idAnoCruzAS_RS32_06, whole genome shotgun sequence genomic stretch:
- the LOC128271448 gene encoding ATP-binding cassette sub-family C member 4-like: protein MNPAEYQGQDQKIHDLRREANPVTRANLVSWYTFWWLKNLFQTGLKRPIEETDIYDTLSQHQSAQLAFEFERQWKQERKRNQQSPSFLRVICRIYWRHILGYGSMYTIVDLMARILQPQCLGGLVSYFAPGQSTIGKREAYYYATGIILCSFVPVAIFHHFILYIFQIGMKIRVACCSLLYKKALRITKAAATDGMTGQVINLMSNDVAKFDIATGFVHDIWKGLIELLVLGYFIYQQIGVTGLFGIAFLLSFIPLQAWLGKKAATFRLKTANRTDRRIQFMNEIIQGIQVIKMYAWEGSFSRTVDRIRRKEVAGIRGTLFIRAGLLSFNLVSRVAIFLSLCAYVLHGNAFTAKKVFIVTSYFNWLYSSMLHFWPLALTSVHEGLVSIRRIEGFLLLAEKKFQPAAAAGRKGAPVPGAGQDESELQLLTGLGGPGAANANGGMAVVDGGPPKSKRFVNRKAVTRHGIFMRDGTALWEKEPARDSDGLLRGNGLRGVTLAVERGTPCVVVGPVGCGKSTLLQVALGELELDEGRLDVNGSVSYAPQEPWLFEGTVKNNIVFTEDYQEKRYREVVRVCALERDFRLLPAGDQTVVGERGISLSGGQRARVSLARAVYRRADIYLLDDPLSAVDTHVGKHIFEQCILQYLKDKVCVLVTHQLQYLKDIDHVVLMNVGRVEAQGAFRALAATGKFSALQDQTQDVQEPPPGGELDDDASPLDATQGKDNGRPSLRHSDSVGSGGGIEYDTIGNSIDSGSAWGTTGGTDSRRNRRLTFGFNFLQPTVQPTPAQHQPAHQQHQSLYQPSPFSSSSMVFDGFDERPNPAAVANGHPGTVGKESQLTGQVGWRVYRSFFQAVESNLLLALAVALFLLAQASMSGLDYYISQWVNWEEYVSALERLRANVSAVAPEGAGAGNDTSDPTDPLLPIPAKLAGSIFTRMSRHEYILTYGIAMLLMFGLSLSRSFLFFYVCLRATIRLHDRLFRGITRATMYFFNTNPSGRILNRFSRDIGCIDTFLPFAMMDCILFFVEFSAIIVLVAVVNSWLLLPTAVMGIAFYCLRHVYTNTARSIKRVEASTRSPIFSHANASFQGLTTIRAFGVEKILADEFDKHQDLNTSAWYLFLATTRAFAQWLEMVCVLYIAVVTLSFLVVEDSMSGNVGLAITQVFNLIFMCQWGMRQTAELENQMTSVERVLEYAEVQPEPPLETSPKHAPGAGWPAAGAIRFEQFSLRYSPHAAMVLRDLNLAVGAGEKIGIVGRTGAGKSSLIQALFRLAVNEGLVYVDGVDIGTLGLHDLRRRISIIPQDPILFSGTVRENLDPFRQHADTELWTALGQVELKGTVQAMEGGLDGRMADGGANFSMGQRQLVCLARAILRRNRILILDEATANVDPETDKLIQRTIREQFGDCTVLTIAHRLHTVMDSDRVLVMDAGRVVEFSHAHELLQRTSGALKRLVGQTEPATADALAQMALESYQRRRLTQSGSK from the exons ATGAACCCGGCGGAGTACCAGGGCCAGGACCAAAAGATACACGATCTGCGGCGGGAAGCGAACCCGGTGACGCGGGCGAACCTCGTCTCGTGGTACACGTTCTGGTGGCTGAAGAACCTGTTCCAGACGGGCCTGAAGCGGCCGATCGAAGAAACCGACATCTATGACACGCTGTCGCAACACCAAAGCGCCCAGCTGGCGTTCGAATTCGAGCGGCAGTGGAAGcaggaacggaaacggaaccagcAGAGCCCGAGCTTCCTGCGCGTCATCTGCCGCATCTACTGGCGCCACATCCTGGGCTACGGATCGATGTACACGATCGTCGACCTGATGGCGCG AATCCTGCAGCCGCAGTGCCTGGGCGGGTTGGTGTCGTACTTTGCACCGGGCCAGAGCACCATCGGCAAGCGCGAGGCATACTACTACGCGACCGGCATCATCCTGTGCTCGTTCGTCCCGGTGGCCATCTTTCACCACTTCATACTGTACATTTTCCAAATCGGCATGAAGATCCGTGTCGcgtgctgctcgctgctgtACAAGAAG GCACTGCGGATTACGAAAGCCGCCGCGACGGACGGGATGACCGGTCAGGTTATCAATCTGATGTCGAACGATGTGGCCAAGTTCGACATCGCCACCGGATTCGTCCATGACATCTGGAAGGGACTGAtcgagctgctggtgctcggGTACTTTATCTACCAGCAGATCGGCGTGACGGGACTGTTCGGGATTGCGTTTTTGCTTAGCTTCATTCCACTGCAAG CATGGCTCGGCAAGAAGGCGGCCACGTTCCGGCTGAAGACGGCCAaccgcaccgaccggcggatACAGTTCATGAACGAAATCATCCAGGGCATCCAGGTGATTAAGATGTACGCCTGGGAGGGCAGCTTCAGCCGCACGGTGGACCGCATCCGGCGGAAGGAGGTGGCCGGCATCCGGGGCACGCTCTTcatccgggccgggctgcTATCGTTCAATCTCGTGTCCCGGGTGGCGATCTTCCTCAGCCTGTGCGCGTACGTCCTGCACGGCAACGCGTTCACCGCCAAGAAGGTGTTCATCGTGACGTCCTACTTCAACTGGCTCTACAGCTCGATGCTCCACTTCTGGCCGCTGGCGCTGACATCCGTGCACGAGGGGCTGGTCTCGATAAGGCGCATCGAGggctttctgctgctggcggaaaaGAAATTccaaccggccgccgccgccggccggaaggGTGCCCCCGTGCCGGGCGCCGGGCAAGATGAAAGTGAGCTCCAGCTGCTGACCGGTCTCGGGGGCCCCGGGGCGGCAAACGCAAACGGTGGTATGgccgtcgtcgacggtggACCACCCAAAAGCAAGCGCTTCGTCAACCGCAAGGCCGTTACGCGGCACGGCATCTTTATGCGCGACGGTACGGCGCTCTGGGAGAAGGAACCGGCCCGCGACTCGGATGGACTGCTGCGAG GAAATGGGCTCCGAGGTGTGACGCTGGCGGTGGAACGGGGTACCCCGTGCGTGGTGGTCGGACCGGTGGGCTGCGGTAAGTCAACGCTGCTGCAGGTAGCGCTCGGcgagctggagctggacgAGGGCCGGCTGGATGTGAACGGCAGCGTGAGCTACGCTCCGCAGGAACCGTGGCTGTTCGAGGGCACGGTCAAGAACAACATCGTCTTCACGGAGGACTACCAGGAGAAGCGGTACCGGGAGGTGGTCCGCGTTTGTGCCCTCGAGCGCGACTTTCGGCTGCTGCCAGCCGGCGACCAGACGGTGGTCGGCGAGCGCGGCATCAGCCTGAGCGGGGGCCAGCGGGCCCGCGTCAGCCTGGCGCGGGCCGTGTACCGCCGGGCGGACATCTACCTCCTGGACGACCCGCTCTCAGCCGTCGACACGCACGTCGGGAAGCACATCTTCGAGCAGTGCATCCTGCAGTACTTAAAG GACAAAGTTTGCGTGCTGGTAACGCACCAACTTCAGTACTTAAAGGACATCGACCATGTCGTGCTAATGAACGTGGGGCGCGTCGAAGCGCAGGGCGCGTTCCGGGCGCTGGCCGCGACCGGCAAGTTCTCGGCGCTGCAGGACCAAACGCAGGACGTGCAGGAGCCGCCGCCCGGAGGGGAGCTGGACGATGACGCATCGCCACTTGACGCCACCCAGGGCAAGGATAATGGCCGACCGTCGCTCCGGCACTCCGATAGTGTCGGGAGCGGTGGCGGAATTGAATACGATACCATCGGCAACAGCATTGACAGTGGCAGCGCCTGGGGCACCACCGGTGGAACCGATTCGCGCCGTAAT CGCCGCTTAACATTCGGTTTCAATTTCCTTCAGCCGACGGTGCAACCGACGCCGGCACAGCACCAGCcggcccaccagcagcaccagtcgCTCTACCAACCGTCCCCGTTCTCGTCGAGCAGCATGGTGTTCGATGGGTTCGACGAACGCccgaacccggcggcggtggccaatgGGCACCCCGGCACGGTCGGCAAGGAATCTCAACTGACCGGCCAGGTGGGCTGGAGGGTGTACCGGAGCTTTTTCCAGGCGGTCGAAAGTAACCTactgctggcgctggccgtcGCCCTGTTCCTGCTGGCCCAGGCCAGCATGAGTGGCCTCGATTACTACATCTCGCAGTG GGTCAACTGGGAGGAGTACGTCAGTGCGCTGGAGCGCTTGCGGGCTAACGTGTCGGCGGTCGCACCGGaaggtgctggtgccggtaaCGATACTAgcgacccgaccgacccacTACTGCCGATACCGGCCAAACTGGCCGGGAGCATCTTCACCCGGATGTCGCGCCATGAGTACATCCTGACGTACGGCATCGCGATGCTGCTCATGTTCGGGCTCTCGCTGAGCAGATCGTTCCTGTTCTTCTACGTGTGCCTGCGGGCCACGATCCGGCTGCACGATCGGTTGTTCCGCGGTATCACCCGGGCCACCATGTACTTTTTCAACACGAACCCGTCCGGCCGGATACTGAACCGTTTTTCGCGCGATATTGGCTGCATCGATACGTTTCTGCCGTTCGCCATGATGGACTGCATTCTG TTCTTCGTAGAGTTCTCCGCCATCatcgtgctggtggcggtcgTGAACTCCTGGCTCCTGCTGCCGACGGCCGTCATGGGGATCGCTTTCTACTGTCTGCGCCACGTGTACACCAACACGGCGCGGAGCATCAAACGCGTGGAGGCATCCA CCCGGAGCCCCATCTTTTCGCATGCCAACGCATCCTTCCAGGGGCTCACGACGATACGGGCGTTTGGCGTGGAGAAGATTCTGGCCGACGAGTTCGACAAGCACCAGGACCTGAACACTTCCGCGTGGTACCTCTTCCTCGCGACAACCCGTGCCTTCGCCCAGTGGCTGGAGATGGTGTGCGTGCTGTACATCGCTGTCGTTACGCTCAGCTTTCTGGTGGTCGAGGACT CGATGAGCGGCAACGTCGGGCTGGCCATCACGCAGGTGTTCAATCTGATCTTCATGTGCCAGTGGGGCATGCGGCAGACGGCGGAGCTCGAGAACCAGATGACGTCCGTGGAGCGGGTGCTTGAGTACGCCGAGGTGCAACCGGAGCCACCGCTCGAGACGAGCCCAAAGCACGCCCCGGGTGCCGGATGGCCCGCGGCCGGCGCCATACGGTTCGAGCAGTTCTCGCTCCGCTACTCACCGCACGCTGCCATGGTGTTGCGTGACCTCAACCTTGCGGTCGGTGCCGGCGAGAAGATCGGCATCgtcggccggaccggagccggcAAATCATCCCTCATACAGGCGCTGTTCCGGCTGGCGGTGAACGAGGGCCTCGTGTACGTGGACGGCGTGGACATTGGCACACTCGGACTGCACGATCTGCGCCGGCGCATCTCGATCATCCCGCAGGACCCGATCCTGTTCTCTGGCACGGTGCGCGAAAATTTGGACCCCTTCCGGCAGCACGCGGACACCGAACTGTGGACGGCTCTCGGGCAGGTGGAACTCAAGGGCACGGTGCAGGCGATGGAGGGTGGCCTGGATGGGCGGATGGCGGACGGTGGAGCGAACTTTAGCATGGGCCAGCGGCAGCTGGTCTGTCTGGCCCGGGCCATCCTGCGCCGCAACCGCATCCTGATACTGGACGAGGCAACGGCCAACGTGGACCCGGA GACGGACAAGCTCATCCAGCGGACCATCCGGGAGCAGTTCGGCGACTGCACCGTGCTGACGATCGCCCACCGCCTGCACACCGTGATGGACAGCGAccgggtgctggtgatggATGCGGGCCGAGTGGTGGAGTTTTCGCACGCCCACGAGCTGCTCCAGCGCACGTCCGGGGCCCTGAAGCGGCTGGTCGGCCAAACGGAGCCCGCCACGGCGGACGCCCTGGCGCAGATGGCGCTCGAGAGCTACCAACGGCGACGGCTGACGCAATCGGGCTCAAAGTAG